In the genome of Pseudomonas sp. P5_109, one region contains:
- a CDS encoding MFS transporter, with amino-acid sequence MDNSNSLPLGSAAVPAKERTTSSRIRSIFSGSVGNMVEWYDWYVYAAFSLYFAKTFFPKGDTTAQLLNTAAIFAVGFLMRPIGGWLMGLYADKVGRKKALMASVYLMCFGSLLIALSPGYEVIGIGAPILLVFARLLQGLSVGGEYGTSATYLSEMATKERRGFYSSFQYVTLISGQLIALAVLIVLQNFLTTEELYAWGWRIPFAIGALCAVVALYLRRGMEETESFTKKEKAKESAMRTLMRHPKELMTVVGLTMGGTLAFYTYTTYMQKYLVNTVGMSISDSTTISAATLFLFMCLQPIVGGLSDKIGRRPILIAFGILGTLFTVPILTTLHTVTTWWGAFFLIMAALIIVSGYTSINAVVKAELFPTEIRALGVGLPYALTVSIFGGTAEYIALWFKSIGMETGYYWYVTACIAVSLLVYVTMKDTRKHSRIVTD; translated from the coding sequence ATGGATAACTCCAACTCCCTGCCGCTTGGGTCGGCTGCCGTGCCGGCCAAGGAAAGAACCACTTCCAGCCGCATCAGATCGATCTTCAGCGGTTCCGTTGGCAACATGGTCGAGTGGTACGACTGGTACGTCTACGCCGCCTTCTCCCTGTACTTCGCCAAGACCTTCTTCCCCAAGGGCGACACCACCGCCCAACTGCTCAACACCGCCGCGATCTTCGCCGTGGGCTTCCTGATGCGTCCGATCGGTGGCTGGCTAATGGGCCTGTATGCCGACAAGGTCGGGCGCAAAAAGGCCCTGATGGCCTCGGTGTACCTGATGTGCTTCGGCTCGCTGCTGATTGCCCTGAGCCCGGGTTATGAAGTCATCGGCATCGGCGCGCCGATCCTGCTGGTGTTCGCGCGCTTGCTGCAAGGCCTGTCGGTGGGTGGCGAATACGGCACCTCGGCCACTTACCTCAGCGAGATGGCCACCAAGGAGCGTCGCGGCTTCTACTCCAGCTTCCAGTACGTGACCCTGATCTCCGGCCAGCTCATCGCTTTGGCGGTGCTGATTGTCCTGCAGAACTTCCTGACCACCGAGGAGCTCTACGCCTGGGGCTGGCGCATTCCGTTCGCCATCGGCGCGCTGTGTGCCGTGGTGGCGTTGTACCTGCGTCGTGGCATGGAAGAAACCGAGTCCTTCACCAAGAAAGAGAAGGCCAAGGAAAGCGCAATGCGCACCTTGATGCGCCACCCCAAGGAACTGATGACCGTGGTCGGCCTGACCATGGGCGGTACCCTGGCGTTCTACACCTACACCACCTACATGCAGAAATACCTGGTGAACACCGTCGGCATGAGCATTTCCGACTCCACCACCATTTCCGCCGCCACGCTGTTCCTGTTCATGTGCCTGCAACCGATCGTCGGCGGGCTGTCGGATAAAATCGGTCGCCGGCCGATCCTGATTGCCTTCGGCATCCTCGGGACGCTGTTCACCGTGCCGATCCTCACCACCCTGCACACCGTCACGACCTGGTGGGGCGCGTTCTTCCTGATCATGGCGGCGCTGATCATCGTCAGCGGCTACACCTCGATCAACGCCGTGGTCAAAGCCGAACTGTTCCCGACCGAAATCCGCGCCCTGGGCGTGGGCCTGCCGTACGCACTGACCGTATCGATCTTCGGCGGCACCGCTGAATACATCGCGCTGTGGTTCAAGAGCATCGGCATGGAAACGGGTTACTACTGGTACGTGACCGCGTGTATTGCCGTGTCGTTGCTGGTGTACGTCACCATGAAGGACACCCGCAAGCACTCGCGGATCGTCACTGACTGA
- a CDS encoding flavin reductase family protein, translated as MSDDIHFYEPSNGHGLPHDPFNAIVGPRPIGWISSQDAEGRLNLAPYSFFNAFNYIPPIIGFSSIGRKDSLNNIEQTGEFAWNLATRPLAEQMNQSCAMVGPEVNEFELAGLTTVASRVIQVPRVAQSPVSFECKVTQIIQLQRADGNVVPSWLILGEVVAVYIAKWLLKDGVYDTAAAEPILRGGGPADYFQLGPEALFKMYRPGR; from the coding sequence ATGTCCGACGACATCCACTTCTACGAACCCTCCAACGGCCACGGCCTGCCCCACGATCCGTTCAACGCCATCGTCGGCCCGCGCCCCATCGGCTGGATTTCTTCGCAGGATGCCGAGGGCCGCTTGAACCTGGCGCCCTACAGTTTTTTCAACGCCTTCAACTACATTCCGCCGATCATCGGGTTTTCCAGCATCGGGCGCAAAGACAGCCTGAACAACATCGAGCAAACCGGCGAGTTCGCCTGGAACCTGGCCACCCGGCCGCTGGCCGAGCAGATGAACCAGAGCTGCGCCATGGTCGGGCCTGAGGTCAACGAATTCGAACTGGCCGGTCTGACGACCGTTGCCTCCAGGGTCATCCAGGTGCCACGGGTGGCACAAAGCCCGGTGTCCTTCGAGTGCAAGGTCACGCAGATCATTCAGTTGCAGCGGGCGGATGGCAATGTGGTGCCTAGCTGGCTGATCCTCGGCGAAGTGGTCGCCGTGTATATCGCCAAGTGGCTGTTGAAAGACGGGGTATACGACACCGCCGCGGCAGAACCGATTCTGCGCGGCGGCGGGCCAGCGGATTATTTCCAGCTGGGGCCTGAGGCGTTATTCAAGATGTACCGCCCGGGGCGGTGA
- a CDS encoding putative quinol monooxygenase: MSKQIPVSHMAFVRARAGRSAELGVRLSALIEPSRAAPGCLSFALQHSQCDPQLWLVSGFWSNQQAMTAYFSTPAMEVFAELVQELVVDSLDFHTFKEVSAAQALGQSGAAVHKLAG, encoded by the coding sequence ATGTCCAAGCAAATCCCCGTCAGTCATATGGCCTTCGTTCGAGCGCGCGCCGGGCGCTCGGCGGAACTCGGTGTGCGCCTCAGCGCCCTGATCGAACCGTCCCGCGCAGCACCAGGCTGCCTGAGCTTTGCCTTGCAGCATTCGCAGTGCGATCCGCAGCTGTGGCTGGTGTCCGGCTTCTGGAGCAATCAACAAGCCATGACCGCGTACTTCAGCACGCCGGCGATGGAGGTGTTTGCCGAGTTGGTGCAGGAACTGGTGGTCGACAGCCTGGACTTCCACACCTTCAAGGAGGTTTCGGCAGCGCAGGCCCTCGGTCAGTCAGGTGCGGCGGTACACAAACTGGCCGGTTGA
- a CDS encoding AraC family transcriptional regulator, protein MSSLDHFQAPLDTDMEKQRAELAAIIRRNTAEDGSYATAIGSLFMSRHSQSHEFAPVLAQPALCIMAQGRKEVQLANEYFNYDPLNYLVVSVSMPLSGRVVDVSAEEPILALRLDIDPAEITALIADAGPLGVPTRPTGRGLYVEKLDTAMLDAVLRLARLLDTPKDIAMLAPLIRREILYRLLRSKQGHRLYEIAIANSQSHRISQAIKWLNGNFEQPLRIDDLAKEVNLSVSTLHHRFKAMTAMSPLQYQKQLRLQEARRLMLAEGLEASAAGYRVGYESPSQFSREYSRLFGAPPLRDLARLRLTV, encoded by the coding sequence ATGTCGTCGCTCGATCACTTTCAAGCCCCGCTGGACACCGACATGGAAAAGCAGCGCGCGGAACTGGCGGCGATCATCCGCCGCAACACCGCCGAAGATGGCAGTTATGCCACGGCCATCGGCTCGCTGTTCATGTCCCGCCACAGCCAGTCCCACGAGTTCGCACCGGTGCTCGCGCAACCGGCGCTGTGCATCATGGCCCAGGGGCGCAAGGAAGTTCAGCTGGCCAATGAGTACTTCAACTACGACCCGTTGAACTACCTGGTGGTCTCGGTCTCGATGCCGCTGAGTGGACGGGTGGTGGATGTCTCGGCCGAGGAACCGATCCTGGCCTTGCGCCTGGACATCGATCCGGCGGAAATCACCGCGCTGATCGCCGATGCCGGCCCCCTCGGCGTGCCCACACGGCCGACCGGACGCGGGCTGTATGTCGAAAAACTCGACACCGCCATGCTCGACGCCGTGTTGCGCCTGGCACGTTTGCTGGACACACCGAAAGACATCGCCATGCTCGCGCCGCTGATTCGCCGGGAGATCCTCTATCGACTGTTGCGCAGCAAGCAGGGGCATCGTTTGTATGAAATCGCCATCGCCAACAGTCAGAGCCATCGCATCAGCCAGGCGATCAAGTGGCTCAACGGCAATTTTGAACAGCCGTTGCGTATTGATGATCTGGCGAAGGAAGTGAACCTGAGCGTGTCGACCCTGCATCACCGCTTCAAGGCGATGACGGCGATGAGTCCGTTGCAGTATCAGAAGCAGTTGCGCCTGCAGGAAGCGCGGCGGTTGATGCTGGCCGAAGGGTTGGAGGCTTCGGCGGCGGGGTATCGGGTCGGCTATGAAAGCCCGTCGCAGTTCAGCCGGGAGTACAGCCGGTTGTTCGGGGCGCCGCCGTTGCGGGATTTGGCGCGGTTGCGGTTGACGGTTTGA
- a CDS encoding ABC transporter ATP-binding protein: MSGLILENVEKHYGSACAVKDVNLHLPEGKLVCFLGPSGCGKTTLLRMIAGLETLTGGEIRLDGEDIGHTPAHLRNFGMVFQSLALFPHMTVGENIAYPLKLRGVSKADQQARVVELLELIQLQPMINRPVAKLSGGQRQRVAIARAIANHPKILLLDEPLSALDAKLRESMQVEIRQLQQRLNITTIMVTHDQREAMTMADIVVVLGEHRVQQVGTPIEIYRHPANEFVADFIGSGNIFPATVLGNGKVSLPGGDALQVPICSSIVVGEKVKMLIRPEDLQLSAPQATAGNRLLGKVTFVRDIGATIETTVECSGVSFTALSTPCQGFGLSVGHPVSVTLPVEACRVLGA, translated from the coding sequence ATGTCTGGTCTGATTCTGGAAAACGTCGAGAAACATTACGGCTCGGCCTGCGCGGTAAAAGATGTGAACCTGCATTTGCCCGAGGGCAAGCTGGTGTGTTTCCTCGGCCCTTCGGGCTGCGGCAAGACCACGTTGCTGCGCATGATTGCCGGCCTTGAAACCCTGACCGGCGGCGAGATCCGCCTGGATGGCGAAGACATCGGCCACACCCCGGCGCACCTGCGCAACTTCGGCATGGTGTTCCAGTCCCTGGCGCTGTTCCCGCACATGACGGTAGGGGAGAACATCGCCTATCCGCTGAAGCTGCGCGGGGTCAGCAAGGCTGACCAGCAGGCGCGGGTGGTGGAACTGCTGGAACTGATCCAGCTGCAACCCATGATCAATCGCCCGGTGGCCAAGCTGTCCGGTGGGCAACGCCAGCGCGTGGCGATTGCCCGGGCGATTGCCAATCACCCGAAAATCCTCCTGCTCGACGAGCCGTTGTCGGCGCTGGACGCCAAGCTGCGCGAGTCGATGCAGGTGGAAATCCGTCAACTGCAACAACGCCTGAACATCACCACCATCATGGTCACCCACGACCAGCGCGAGGCCATGACCATGGCCGATATCGTGGTTGTGCTGGGTGAACATCGGGTGCAGCAAGTGGGCACGCCGATCGAGATCTACCGCCATCCGGCCAACGAGTTCGTCGCGGACTTCATTGGCTCGGGCAACATCTTCCCGGCCACGGTGCTGGGTAACGGCAAGGTCAGCCTGCCGGGTGGCGATGCGCTGCAAGTGCCGATCTGCAGCAGCATTGTGGTGGGTGAAAAGGTGAAGATGCTGATTCGCCCGGAAGACCTGCAGTTGTCCGCTCCGCAGGCGACGGCGGGCAACCGCTTGCTGGGCAAGGTGACGTTCGTGCGCGATATCGGCGCGACCATCGAGACCACGGTGGAGTGTTCCGGGGTGTCGTTTACCGCGCTGAGCACGCCGTGCCAGGGGTTCGGTTTGAGCGTTGGGCATCCGGTATCGGTGACCCTGCCGGTGGAGGCTTGCCGGGTACTTGGCGCCTGA
- a CDS encoding ABC transporter permease, whose amino-acid sequence MSTLTKKRYGLLPGETGKFAGILSGFILLLAVLPILTMIVMSFSGASNLDFPPSSYSLQWYKAAWNTFVSPDSSDVLSLGQAMTTSLMVSCLTMVFATIIAVPAAYALTRCEFRGKAVAMQLMSLPLVFPMVVLGLALLLVFDSLPFHMTTSRLVIAHVILALPFVVKNCTAAMLSIGTEVEEAAQMLGASPMRAIVDVVVPLMKSGILAGMLLAFIVSFNEFTVTYFLYTIDVMTVPIWMYSRTVSSLDPTVFSFAVLIVLIDFVLIWALEKLVGEGGVSF is encoded by the coding sequence ATGAGTACCCTGACCAAGAAGCGTTATGGGCTGTTGCCTGGCGAGACCGGCAAGTTTGCCGGGATCCTCTCGGGCTTCATCCTGCTGTTGGCGGTGTTGCCGATCCTGACCATGATCGTGATGTCGTTCAGCGGCGCGTCGAACCTCGACTTCCCGCCGAGCAGCTACAGCCTGCAATGGTACAAGGCCGCCTGGAACACCTTCGTGTCACCGGATTCCAGTGACGTCCTGAGCCTCGGCCAGGCCATGACCACCAGCCTGATGGTGTCGTGCCTGACCATGGTTTTCGCCACGATCATCGCGGTGCCGGCGGCCTACGCCCTGACCCGCTGCGAGTTCCGCGGCAAGGCCGTGGCGATGCAACTGATGTCGTTGCCACTGGTGTTCCCGATGGTGGTGTTGGGCCTGGCATTGCTGCTGGTGTTCGACAGCCTGCCGTTCCACATGACTACCTCGCGCCTGGTGATTGCCCACGTCATTCTGGCGTTGCCATTCGTGGTGAAAAACTGCACGGCGGCGATGCTCTCCATCGGAACTGAGGTCGAGGAGGCTGCGCAAATGCTCGGTGCTTCGCCGATGCGGGCGATTGTCGATGTGGTGGTGCCGTTGATGAAGTCGGGGATCCTGGCGGGCATGCTGCTGGCGTTCATCGTCTCGTTCAACGAATTCACCGTGACCTACTTCCTCTACACCATCGATGTGATGACCGTGCCGATCTGGATGTACAGCCGCACCGTGTCTTCGCTCGACCCAACCGTATTTTCGTTTGCCGTGCTGATCGTGCTGATCGACTTCGTCCTGATCTGGGCGCTGGAGAAGCTGGTTGGTGAAGGTGGCGTTTCGTTCTGA
- a CDS encoding ABC transporter permease, whose protein sequence is MEHQPLTHPVSAAPVRAAQGVSPTTRAWLFLSPSMLFLGVLIAASLLVLRMSVGTKGAEWSGFSLASYAQLLEPYYLKSLMLTLRLALISAVIAVILAIPVAYTMSRLTSPFVRRIFLAAVLLPLLVNLLLQSYGWLVILGPGGMLNQTLMGLGLIKRPIMLLYNQNGVLMGLVQTAFPLAVLPIASAMRGVARSYEEAAATLGASRFQVFRQVVLPMSLPGIITGATLVFAYNASSFVVPLLLGGRRVPMLAVMVHDQIAPLMNWPAASAAGVVLIVTTLAIMTLSEYITGRRRRMLEASQ, encoded by the coding sequence ATGGAACACCAACCTCTGACCCATCCGGTGAGTGCCGCCCCCGTGCGCGCTGCTCAGGGTGTTTCACCCACGACGCGCGCCTGGCTTTTCCTCTCGCCGTCGATGCTGTTTCTTGGCGTATTGATTGCCGCAAGCCTCTTGGTACTGCGCATGAGCGTGGGCACCAAGGGCGCGGAATGGTCCGGGTTCAGCCTGGCCAGTTACGCCCAGTTGCTGGAACCCTATTACCTCAAATCCCTGATGCTGACCCTGCGCCTGGCGCTGATCAGCGCGGTGATCGCAGTGATCCTGGCGATCCCGGTGGCCTACACCATGTCGCGCCTGACCTCGCCGTTCGTGCGGCGGATCTTCCTTGCGGCCGTGTTGCTGCCGCTGCTGGTCAACCTGCTGCTGCAAAGCTACGGCTGGCTGGTGATCCTCGGTCCTGGTGGCATGCTCAACCAGACCTTGATGGGCCTGGGCCTGATCAAGCGCCCGATCATGCTGCTGTACAACCAGAACGGCGTGTTGATGGGCCTGGTGCAAACCGCCTTCCCGCTGGCTGTGTTGCCGATTGCCAGCGCCATGCGCGGCGTCGCTCGTAGCTATGAAGAGGCCGCGGCCACCCTCGGCGCCAGTCGCTTCCAGGTGTTCCGCCAGGTGGTCTTGCCGATGAGTCTGCCGGGGATCATTACCGGTGCGACCCTGGTGTTCGCCTACAACGCCAGCAGTTTCGTGGTGCCGTTGCTGCTCGGTGGCCGTCGCGTGCCGATGCTGGCGGTGATGGTGCATGACCAGATCGCCCCGCTGATGAACTGGCCCGCCGCATCCGCTGCCGGTGTGGTGCTGATCGTCACCACCCTCGCGATCATGACCCTGTCCGAATACATCACTGGCCGTCGTCGCCGCATGCTGGAGGCTTCGCAATGA
- a CDS encoding extracellular solute-binding protein: MGEHDLNRRQFIKTVGVASVAAAAMSMPFIKANASDTRFAGKTLRLLTWSDDTGLAALRNIAATFEDKYGCKVIADRTGSTSEMVAKLKAGGDRPQYDIITLAGVGAEGLAAANLLEKPDLNRIPNLVDVPEKYRTGANGHGIGYLLWCNSLVYSTRTQKEAPTSYASLWDADAAPNIFLPPPNWTEAMDLIIIAAKLAGGDEHNIEPGFKKLAELKDRVVTLGENPNQIAELFRTGSLDMGGLYAPAFFPKQIRDPAYGLGATFGMKEGFYTDLMLSVMPKNRPGDTDMAYAFINHSLDPLVQGKMAEDIYNGPVNAKAIISAEARKSPYILTPEQIAEKAIMHDNAFLATVHDQWIRRYTEIFSS; the protein is encoded by the coding sequence ATGGGCGAGCATGATCTGAACAGACGTCAATTCATCAAGACCGTGGGCGTAGCCTCGGTGGCAGCAGCGGCGATGAGCATGCCGTTCATCAAGGCCAATGCCAGCGACACACGCTTTGCGGGCAAAACCCTGCGTTTGCTGACCTGGTCCGACGACACCGGCCTGGCTGCACTGCGCAACATCGCCGCAACCTTCGAAGACAAGTACGGCTGCAAGGTCATCGCTGACCGCACCGGCAGTACCTCGGAAATGGTTGCCAAGCTCAAGGCCGGCGGTGATCGTCCGCAGTACGACATCATCACCCTGGCCGGCGTCGGCGCCGAAGGTCTGGCCGCCGCCAACCTGCTGGAAAAACCCGACCTCAACCGCATTCCCAACCTGGTCGACGTACCGGAAAAATACCGCACCGGCGCCAATGGCCACGGTATCGGTTACCTGCTGTGGTGCAACAGCCTGGTCTACAGCACCCGCACCCAGAAAGAAGCTCCAACCAGCTACGCCTCGCTGTGGGACGCCGACGCGGCGCCGAACATCTTCCTGCCTCCGCCGAACTGGACCGAGGCCATGGACCTGATCATCATCGCCGCCAAACTGGCCGGTGGTGACGAGCACAACATCGAGCCGGGCTTCAAGAAACTCGCCGAGCTGAAAGATCGTGTGGTGACCCTGGGTGAAAACCCGAACCAGATCGCCGAGCTGTTCCGCACCGGTTCCCTGGACATGGGCGGTCTGTACGCACCCGCCTTCTTCCCGAAACAGATCCGCGATCCGGCCTACGGCCTGGGCGCCACCTTCGGCATGAAGGAAGGTTTCTACACCGACCTGATGCTGTCGGTGATGCCGAAGAATCGTCCTGGCGATACCGACATGGCCTACGCCTTCATCAACCACTCCCTGGACCCGCTGGTGCAGGGCAAGATGGCTGAAGACATCTACAACGGCCCGGTCAACGCCAAGGCGATCATCTCCGCCGAAGCACGCAAGAGCCCGTACATCCTCACGCCGGAGCAGATTGCCGAGAAGGCGATCATGCACGACAACGCCTTCCTGGCTACTGTGCATGACCAATGGATTCGTCGTTACACGGAAATCTTTTCTTCTTGA
- a CDS encoding aldehyde dehydrogenase family protein yields MTFPTTLDGLYINGQWSAGNEHLRVINPATEALLTTVNGGDERAVDQAVGAATQAFADWSKTTGAERGAILRKIAAGVQANREKLMHLQSSNNGKPQFEAAIDVDDVIATFEYYAGLAEGLDAKQDSAIELPTDDFSARLRREPCGVVGLIVPWNFPMVTTAWKLAPALAAGCCVVLKPSEVTPLPELELAAIIAEAGLPAGVLNVVCGTGLAVGAPLSADPRIAKISFTGSNAVGVQVMQRAAETVKGVSLELGGKSSLLVLADADLELAVEVACGGGFFNAGQMCSATSRVLVADELADEFLTRVKARAEAIRVADPFDPDVEMGALVNQAQYQRVLGHIDRGLSAGAKLVCGGNRPADLPRGYFLQPTVFTEVPLDSALWCEEIFGPVICVRSFASEAEAIALANDSQFGLVASVVTRNAQTADRVANALQAGLVWINAPQVIFPQTAWGGYKQSSIGRELGPWGLQAFQEIKHVIRAV; encoded by the coding sequence ATGACTTTCCCGACGACTCTGGATGGCCTGTACATCAATGGCCAATGGTCGGCCGGTAACGAACACCTGCGGGTAATCAACCCGGCGACCGAAGCCCTGTTGACCACGGTCAATGGCGGCGATGAGCGCGCTGTTGATCAAGCGGTGGGCGCGGCGACCCAGGCGTTCGCCGACTGGTCGAAAACCACGGGTGCCGAGCGCGGCGCAATCCTGCGCAAAATCGCCGCTGGCGTGCAGGCCAATCGTGAAAAATTGATGCACCTGCAGTCGAGCAACAACGGCAAGCCGCAATTCGAAGCGGCGATCGACGTCGATGACGTGATCGCCACGTTCGAGTACTACGCCGGTCTGGCCGAAGGGCTGGATGCGAAACAGGACAGCGCAATTGAGCTGCCGACTGACGACTTCAGCGCTCGTTTGCGCCGTGAACCGTGCGGTGTGGTCGGGCTGATCGTGCCGTGGAACTTCCCGATGGTCACCACCGCGTGGAAACTCGCCCCGGCCCTGGCCGCCGGTTGCTGTGTGGTGCTCAAGCCCTCGGAAGTGACGCCACTGCCGGAGCTGGAATTGGCGGCAATCATTGCCGAAGCAGGCTTGCCCGCCGGTGTATTGAACGTAGTGTGCGGCACCGGGCTGGCCGTTGGCGCGCCACTGTCGGCTGACCCGCGTATCGCCAAAATTTCCTTCACCGGCAGCAACGCGGTGGGTGTGCAGGTCATGCAGCGCGCAGCAGAAACCGTCAAGGGCGTGAGCCTTGAACTGGGCGGCAAATCTTCGCTGTTGGTGCTGGCCGATGCCGATCTCGAGCTGGCGGTGGAAGTGGCTTGCGGCGGTGGTTTCTTCAACGCCGGGCAAATGTGTTCCGCCACCAGCCGCGTGCTGGTCGCCGATGAATTGGCCGATGAATTCCTGACCCGCGTGAAGGCTCGTGCCGAAGCGATTCGCGTGGCCGACCCGTTCGACCCGGATGTGGAAATGGGCGCACTGGTCAATCAGGCGCAATACCAGCGCGTGCTCGGCCACATCGATCGCGGCCTGAGCGCCGGCGCCAAGCTGGTTTGCGGCGGTAATCGTCCGGCCGATCTGCCACGCGGATATTTTTTGCAGCCGACAGTTTTCACCGAAGTGCCCCTCGACAGTGCGCTGTGGTGTGAGGAGATTTTCGGCCCAGTGATCTGCGTGCGCAGTTTCGCCTCCGAAGCCGAGGCGATTGCCTTGGCCAACGACAGTCAGTTTGGCCTGGTGGCCAGCGTGGTGACGCGCAATGCACAGACCGCTGACCGCGTCGCCAACGCTTTGCAGGCGGGGCTGGTGTGGATCAACGCGCCGCAGGTGATCTTCCCGCAGACCGCCTGGGGTGGATACAAGCAGAGCAGCATCGGCCGTGAATTGGGGCCGTGGGGCTTGCAGGCTTTCCAGGAAATCAAACACGTGATCCGGGCCGTCTGA
- a CDS encoding 5-guanidino-2-oxopentanoate decarboxylase — translation MATCGEVLVKLLENYGVEQVFGIPGVHTVELYRGLARSSINHVTPRHEQGAGFMADGYARTSGKPGVCFIITGPGMTNITTAMGQAYADSIPMLVISSVQSRSQLGGGRGKLHELPNQGALCAGVAAFSHTLMSASELPGVLARAFALFQAGRPRPVHIEIPLDVLVEDADDLLASLPVNIDRAGASPSAVSRMTDLLAGAKRPLILAGGGAIDAAAELTALAELLDAPVALTINAKGMLASGHPLLIGSTQSLVATRALVAEADVVLAIGTELAETDYDVTFAGGFEIPGQLLRVDIDPDQTVRNYPPHVALVADSRNAAQALLSALSHKSLAERRNDWGQVRAARLREDLATTWDAPTLAQTRFLETVLHELPDAVFVGDSTQPVYTGNLTFNPERPRRWFNSSTGYGTLGYALPAAIGAWLGGSTENGQRPPVVCLIGDGGLQFTLPELASAVEARTPVIVLLWNNQGYEEIKKYMVNRAIEPVGVDIYTPDFIGVAKALGCAAEAIDSVEQLRGALRVAADRQGPTLIEIDQAEWMKAVSK, via the coding sequence ATGGCGACGTGCGGCGAAGTATTGGTCAAGTTACTCGAAAACTACGGAGTCGAGCAGGTGTTCGGCATTCCCGGGGTGCATACCGTGGAGCTGTATCGCGGGCTGGCCCGTTCGAGCATCAACCACGTCACGCCGCGCCATGAACAAGGCGCCGGCTTCATGGCCGACGGCTATGCCCGCACCAGCGGCAAACCGGGTGTGTGCTTCATCATCACCGGCCCTGGCATGACCAACATCACCACCGCCATGGGGCAGGCCTACGCCGACTCGATCCCGATGCTGGTGATCTCCAGCGTGCAATCGCGCAGCCAGTTGGGCGGCGGTCGCGGCAAGCTGCATGAGCTGCCGAACCAGGGCGCACTGTGCGCCGGTGTCGCGGCGTTCTCCCACACCCTGATGTCGGCGTCGGAGTTGCCGGGCGTGTTGGCCCGCGCCTTTGCGTTGTTCCAGGCTGGCCGTCCGCGTCCGGTGCACATTGAAATTCCGCTGGATGTGTTGGTTGAAGACGCTGACGACTTGCTCGCCAGCCTGCCGGTCAACATCGACCGCGCCGGTGCTTCGCCGAGCGCCGTGTCGCGCATGACCGATTTGCTGGCTGGCGCCAAGCGTCCGCTGATCCTCGCCGGTGGCGGTGCCATCGATGCCGCTGCCGAACTGACTGCACTGGCCGAGCTGCTGGATGCGCCGGTAGCGCTGACCATCAATGCCAAGGGCATGCTTGCCTCCGGCCACCCGTTGCTGATCGGTTCGACCCAGAGCCTGGTCGCCACCCGTGCACTGGTCGCCGAGGCAGATGTGGTCCTGGCCATCGGCACCGAACTGGCCGAGACCGACTACGACGTGACTTTCGCCGGTGGCTTCGAGATTCCAGGCCAACTGCTGCGTGTCGACATCGACCCGGACCAGACCGTGCGCAACTACCCGCCCCACGTGGCGCTGGTGGCCGACTCGCGTAACGCTGCCCAGGCCTTGCTCAGCGCCCTGTCGCACAAATCCCTGGCCGAGCGCCGCAACGATTGGGGCCAGGTTCGTGCCGCTCGTCTGCGTGAAGACCTGGCTACTACCTGGGACGCACCGACCCTGGCCCAGACCCGATTCCTGGAAACCGTGTTGCACGAACTGCCGGATGCGGTGTTCGTCGGCGATTCGACCCAGCCTGTGTACACCGGCAACCTGACGTTCAACCCGGAGCGCCCGCGTCGCTGGTTCAACTCGTCCACCGGTTACGGCACCCTCGGTTACGCCTTGCCGGCGGCGATTGGTGCCTGGCTCGGCGGCAGCACTGAAAACGGTCAGCGCCCGCCAGTGGTGTGCCTGATCGGTGACGGCGGCCTGCAATTCACTTTGCCGGAACTGGCCAGCGCCGTTGAAGCGCGCACCCCGGTGATCGTGCTGCTGTGGAATAACCAGGGCTACGAAGAGATCAAGAAATACATGGTCAACCGCGCCATCGAGCCGGTCGGCGTGGACATCTACACCCCGGACTTCATCGGTGTGGCCAAGGCACTGGGTTGCGCTGCCGAAGCGATCGACAGTGTCGAGCAACTGCGCGGCGCATTGCGCGTGGCGGCGGATCGCCAAGGCCCGACCCTGATTGAAATCGATCAGGCCGAGTGGATGAAGGCGGTGTCGAAATGA